In Halomarina salina, one DNA window encodes the following:
- a CDS encoding extracellular solute-binding protein: MTDRPTDDRRDTDSPRTSGHTTRRTYRRRSVLAGLGATGLAGLAGCTGLFGGGDETGNDSGNGSGNGTADPSFGEFRGSGALAEGRGDVGGTSIEDLPDLSGELTIYLGGGEGGLYRDLLATFEDIYPEFEARERASGTADAANTLINEGSATPADVFWSVDAGSLAVVANEGLTAKLPSEVVKPVPEQFHPGDEWVGTAGRARAVPFNTEALSAEDVPDSVMQFPETEALSGAVGWAPTYGAFQAFVTAMRLIEGEETTKTWLQGMLDTGVTEYNNEFLVSNAVADGELAAGFANHYYALRVRESRPNAPLELAFTSGDAGALINAAGAEVLSASDNQELAFTFLRHLLSAEAQEFFATRTYAYPMVSEIPPVGGLPTIDELNPPDVDLSKLSNIQPTLDLLRDVGVL; encoded by the coding sequence ATGACTGACCGACCGACCGACGACCGCCGAGACACCGACAGTCCTCGCACGAGCGGTCACACCACCCGTCGCACCTACCGGCGACGGAGCGTCCTCGCCGGACTCGGTGCGACCGGTCTGGCCGGCCTCGCCGGCTGTACGGGCCTCTTCGGCGGTGGCGACGAGACGGGGAACGACAGCGGGAACGGGAGCGGGAACGGCACCGCCGACCCGAGTTTCGGCGAGTTCCGTGGCTCCGGGGCGCTCGCGGAGGGTCGCGGCGACGTCGGCGGGACGTCCATCGAGGACCTCCCGGACCTCAGCGGCGAGTTGACCATCTACCTCGGTGGCGGAGAGGGCGGCCTCTACCGCGACCTGCTCGCGACGTTCGAGGACATCTATCCGGAGTTCGAGGCCAGGGAACGCGCCTCGGGGACGGCCGACGCGGCGAACACCCTCATCAACGAGGGGTCGGCGACGCCCGCCGACGTGTTCTGGTCCGTCGACGCCGGGTCGCTCGCCGTCGTCGCAAACGAGGGCCTGACCGCGAAACTCCCTTCCGAGGTCGTGAAGCCGGTCCCCGAGCAGTTCCACCCGGGCGACGAGTGGGTCGGCACCGCGGGACGCGCCCGCGCCGTCCCGTTCAACACCGAGGCGCTGTCGGCCGAGGACGTCCCCGACAGCGTGATGCAGTTCCCCGAGACGGAGGCGCTGTCGGGAGCGGTCGGCTGGGCACCGACGTACGGCGCGTTCCAGGCGTTCGTCACCGCGATGCGACTCATCGAGGGCGAGGAGACGACGAAGACGTGGCTCCAGGGGATGCTCGACACGGGCGTCACCGAGTACAACAACGAGTTCCTCGTCTCGAACGCCGTCGCCGACGGCGAACTCGCCGCCGGGTTCGCCAACCACTACTACGCCCTCCGGGTCCGCGAGTCGCGACCGAACGCCCCGCTCGAACTGGCGTTCACCAGCGGCGACGCGGGCGCACTCATCAACGCGGCCGGCGCGGAGGTCCTCTCGGCGAGCGACAACCAGGAGCTCGCGTTCACGTTCCTCCGTCACCTGCTGTCGGCGGAGGCCCAGGAGTTCTTCGCGACCCGCACGTACGCCTACCCGATGGTGTCTGAGATTCCGCCGGTCGGCGGCCTCCCGACCATCGACGAACTGAACCCGCCCGACGTCGACCTGAGCAAACTGTCGAACATCCAGCCGACGCTCGACCTGCTCCGAGACGTCGGGGTCCTCTGA
- a CDS encoding alpha-1 4-glucan-protein synthase — protein MSTEQDTCVVVPTIREHECVRAYVENAREHGFDADRLFFVLVTEEFCDVEAMRTMLDEEGVDGAVFDGSDREAWFAANDVAEFDHLIPAASHAQTSFGLLYLWAHERFEYGVFLDDDTLPHPDADFFGTHMENLAFEGRVKSVRSDESWVNVLYQSDTDLYPRGYPYAAMDETVETDVEHVESVVASQGLWTNVPDLDAVRILMDGDLQGQAETRTTADDFERDFVASEGQYLTVCSMNLAFRREVVPAFYQLPMDDNEWDVGRFDDIWSGLFLKRAADVLDKQVYNGGPLCEHNKAPRSTFDDLANEVAGLELNEHVWEVVDDVGEDAESFEEAFAAMADALAEGDFEEWTNGAFLNHCGEYMRDWLDCLATLSARCDAAAESTVVVADD, from the coding sequence ATGAGTACGGAGCAGGACACCTGTGTCGTCGTTCCGACGATTCGAGAGCACGAGTGCGTTCGAGCGTACGTCGAGAACGCCCGAGAGCACGGCTTCGACGCCGACCGACTGTTCTTCGTGCTGGTCACCGAGGAGTTCTGCGACGTCGAGGCGATGCGGACGATGCTCGACGAGGAGGGCGTCGACGGGGCGGTGTTCGACGGGAGCGACCGCGAGGCGTGGTTCGCGGCCAACGACGTGGCCGAGTTCGACCACCTGATTCCCGCGGCGAGTCACGCCCAGACCTCGTTCGGCCTGCTGTACCTCTGGGCGCACGAACGCTTCGAGTACGGCGTGTTCCTCGACGACGACACCCTCCCCCACCCCGACGCGGACTTCTTCGGCACCCACATGGAGAACCTCGCGTTCGAGGGTCGGGTAAAGTCGGTCCGCTCGGACGAGTCGTGGGTGAACGTCCTCTACCAGAGCGACACCGACCTCTACCCCCGCGGCTACCCGTACGCGGCGATGGACGAGACGGTCGAGACGGACGTCGAACACGTCGAGAGCGTCGTCGCCTCGCAGGGCCTCTGGACGAACGTCCCCGACCTCGACGCGGTCCGCATCCTCATGGACGGCGACCTGCAGGGCCAGGCCGAGACGCGCACCACCGCCGACGACTTCGAGCGCGACTTCGTCGCGAGCGAGGGCCAGTACCTCACCGTCTGCTCGATGAACCTCGCGTTCCGCCGGGAGGTCGTCCCCGCGTTCTACCAGCTTCCGATGGACGACAACGAGTGGGACGTCGGCCGGTTCGACGACATCTGGTCGGGGCTGTTCCTCAAGCGCGCCGCGGACGTCCTCGACAAGCAGGTGTACAACGGCGGCCCGCTCTGCGAGCACAACAAGGCCCCGCGTTCGACGTTCGACGACCTGGCGAACGAGGTGGCGGGCCTCGAACTCAACGAGCACGTCTGGGAGGTCGTCGACGACGTCGGCGAGGACGCCGAGAGCTTCGAGGAGGCGTTCGCGGCGATGGCCGACGCGCTCGCCGAGGGCGACTTCGAGGAGTGGACGAACGGCGCGTTCCTGAACCACTGCGGCGAGTACATGCGCGACTGGCTGGACTGTCTGGCGACGCTGTCGGCCCGTTGTGACGCCGCCGCCGAGTCGACGGTGGTGGTCGCCGATGACTGA
- a CDS encoding GMC family oxidoreductase → MTTSGESTDRTPSSGVDVCVVGAGPAGAIVAADLSKRGHEVVVLDAGPRFEPSERPERMERHLRPGSAKPVWDVGGERDAYSASGERHYPLNASRVKGVGGSTLHWQGMVMRLHEQDFELDSSVGMGDDWPIDYGDLRPFYAAAEAALNVSGASDNPFEPPREEPHPLPAFPPSYSDSLFAEACESVGVATHSVPNARNSEAVDGQSACVGYGTCKPVCPSGAKYDATRHVDIAEANGARVLDRVPVQRLDHDEAGERVTAAVYATPGGEEHRQEAREFVVAAGGVETPRLLLLSASERYPNGLANSSGAVGRYFMDHLFAGVGGTLDEPTRQKHVGFNTTESHQFYDRPDDSRTAIKLEFLNYAGPAPTDVALEADTFGDALLEEIREAYGTHVAMGALVEQLPSAENRIRLDRSRTDDHGNPVPDVVWRVDDRTRRTIERANEVQREILTELGADVTWTVGPENTGPAYHHMGTTRMGTDPAESVVDRRLRSHDLANLTLAGSSVFVTGGAMNPTLTIAALSLKAAGHIAERL, encoded by the coding sequence GTGACCACATCGGGAGAGTCCACCGACCGTACGCCGTCGTCGGGAGTGGACGTCTGCGTCGTCGGGGCCGGCCCGGCTGGTGCCATCGTCGCCGCCGACCTGTCGAAGCGGGGTCACGAGGTGGTCGTCCTCGACGCCGGCCCGCGGTTCGAACCGAGCGAGCGTCCAGAGCGGATGGAACGACACCTTCGCCCGGGGAGCGCGAAACCGGTCTGGGACGTGGGTGGCGAGCGCGACGCCTACAGCGCCTCCGGCGAGCGACACTACCCGCTGAACGCGTCGCGCGTGAAGGGCGTCGGCGGCAGCACGCTCCACTGGCAGGGGATGGTGATGCGCCTGCACGAGCAGGACTTCGAACTCGACTCGTCGGTCGGCATGGGCGACGACTGGCCCATCGACTACGGGGACCTGCGGCCGTTCTACGCCGCCGCCGAAGCGGCGTTGAACGTCTCGGGGGCCTCGGATAACCCGTTCGAACCGCCACGCGAGGAGCCACATCCGCTCCCGGCGTTCCCCCCGTCGTACAGCGACTCGCTGTTCGCCGAGGCGTGCGAATCGGTGGGAGTCGCGACGCACTCGGTACCGAACGCGCGGAACTCGGAGGCGGTCGACGGGCAGAGCGCCTGCGTCGGGTACGGCACCTGTAAGCCCGTCTGCCCCTCGGGTGCGAAGTACGACGCGACGCGACACGTCGATATCGCGGAAGCGAACGGAGCCCGAGTTCTGGACCGCGTCCCCGTCCAGCGACTCGACCACGACGAGGCGGGCGAGCGGGTGACCGCCGCCGTCTACGCGACGCCAGGTGGCGAGGAACACCGACAGGAGGCACGCGAGTTCGTCGTCGCCGCGGGCGGGGTGGAGACGCCCCGCCTCCTGTTGCTCTCGGCGAGCGAGCGGTACCCGAACGGTCTGGCGAACTCCTCGGGCGCGGTGGGTCGGTACTTCATGGACCACCTGTTCGCGGGCGTCGGCGGGACGCTCGACGAACCGACCCGGCAGAAGCACGTCGGGTTCAACACCACCGAGAGCCACCAGTTCTACGACCGGCCGGACGACTCGCGGACCGCCATCAAACTGGAGTTCCTCAACTACGCCGGCCCGGCACCCACGGACGTCGCCCTCGAAGCGGACACGTTCGGCGACGCGTTGCTGGAGGAGATACGGGAGGCGTACGGCACCCACGTCGCGATGGGTGCGCTGGTCGAGCAGCTCCCGAGCGCCGAGAACCGGATTCGACTGGACCGCTCGCGCACGGACGACCACGGGAACCCCGTCCCGGACGTGGTGTGGCGCGTCGACGACCGGACGCGACGCACCATCGAGCGAGCGAACGAGGTGCAACGCGAGATCCTGACCGAACTCGGTGCGGACGTCACCTGGACGGTCGGCCCCGAGAACACCGGCCCGGCGTACCACCACATGGGCACGACGCGGATGGGGACCGACCCGGCCGAGAGCGTCGTCGACCGCCGCCTGCGCAGTCACGACCTGGCAAACCTCACGCTCGCCGGGAGTTCCGTCTTCGTCACGGGCGGGGCGATGAACCCCACGCTCACCATCGCCGCTCTCTCGCTGAAGGCGGCCGGACACATCGCCGAACGGCTCTGA
- a CDS encoding gluconate 2-dehydrogenase subunit 3 family protein: MRLTRRDALAALAAGGSGALAGCSALTESDVWSEGTEDHPVGDHEMATLVAIAEVVYPSAVDGVASFVRTYTGGRVDGDGAYATGVAEAVDALDEYTATFHDERYVALSSADRRETLDYMSVDEAEADPDGAAEQRVRYYLVNELLFAFYRSPTGAGMAGLENPPGYAGGTTSYREAPDR; encoded by the coding sequence ATGCGGTTGACCCGTCGGGACGCGCTCGCCGCGCTCGCTGCGGGGGGGAGCGGTGCGTTAGCCGGGTGTTCGGCGCTCACCGAGTCGGACGTGTGGAGTGAGGGGACCGAGGACCACCCGGTCGGCGACCACGAGATGGCGACCCTCGTCGCGATTGCGGAGGTGGTCTACCCGTCGGCAGTCGACGGCGTCGCCTCGTTCGTCCGGACGTACACCGGCGGCCGCGTCGATGGGGACGGCGCGTACGCGACGGGCGTCGCCGAGGCCGTCGACGCGCTCGACGAGTACACCGCGACGTTCCACGACGAGCGGTACGTGGCGCTCTCGTCGGCCGACCGCCGCGAGACGCTCGACTACATGAGCGTCGACGAGGCCGAGGCCGACCCCGATGGGGCCGCCGAACAGCGCGTCCGCTACTACCTCGTGAACGAACTCCTGTTCGCGTTCTACCGTTCGCCCACCGGAGCCGGGATGGCGGGGCTGGAGAACCCGCCGGGGTACGCCGGTGGGACGACCTCGTATCGGGAGGCTCCCGACCGATGA
- a CDS encoding fructosamine kinase family protein, which yields MDLEAAIESALGSPPVECRALTGGQIGTVQRATLADDRRVVAKTGETPLDTEGRMLRYLAEYSDLPVPTVYHADPDLLLVEFIEGETDHDAAVARDAADHLAALHEHGSAAFGLDFDTVTGPVHQPNPWTDSWVEFYREHRLEHLLSLADLSADTETRVEAVCDDLTELLTEPKSPSLIHGDVWTTNVLARDGAVTAFLDPAIYYAHPEVELAYVDWTGTFGDAFFDRYRERREIVAGFFESRRFVYRLYPLLVHVHLFGGRYHDALDETLSRIDY from the coding sequence GTGGACCTCGAAGCCGCTATCGAGTCTGCCCTCGGTTCGCCGCCAGTCGAGTGCCGAGCACTCACGGGGGGACAGATCGGAACAGTACAACGTGCAACGCTCGCCGACGACCGTCGAGTCGTCGCGAAAACAGGCGAGACGCCGCTCGATACAGAGGGCCGGATGCTCCGCTACCTCGCCGAGTACAGCGACCTGCCCGTTCCGACGGTGTACCACGCGGACCCGGACCTGCTCCTCGTCGAATTCATCGAGGGGGAGACGGACCACGACGCCGCCGTCGCACGGGATGCAGCCGACCACCTCGCAGCGCTCCACGAGCACGGTAGCGCCGCGTTCGGCCTCGACTTCGACACGGTCACCGGCCCCGTCCACCAGCCCAACCCGTGGACCGACAGCTGGGTCGAGTTCTACCGCGAGCACAGGCTCGAACATCTCCTCTCGCTGGCGGACCTCTCGGCGGACACCGAGACGCGAGTCGAGGCCGTGTGCGACGACCTGACCGAATTACTGACCGAGCCGAAGAGCCCTTCGCTGATCCACGGCGACGTCTGGACGACGAACGTCCTCGCCCGTGATGGGGCGGTGACGGCGTTCCTCGACCCGGCGATCTACTACGCCCACCCCGAGGTAGAACTCGCGTACGTCGACTGGACCGGGACGTTCGGCGACGCGTTCTTCGACCGATATCGGGAGCGACGGGAGATCGTCGCTGGCTTCTTCGAGTCCCGTCGGTTCGTCTACCGGCTCTACCCCCTGCTCGTTCACGTCCACCTCTTCGGTGGCCGGTATCACGACGCGCTCGACGAGACGCTCAGTCGAATCGACTACTGA
- a CDS encoding universal stress protein, translated as MYDRILLPTDGSDVAATATEAAISLATQFDAALDVICVRETDARSSDAEDDEFVAQGRRAMAAADERATEAGVETTTAVVDGGRHVHRAIVEYADDHEVDCIVMGTHGRSGVERFLLGSVAEQTLRHASVPVLTVHEDTVVESAFDAVVVPTDGSEFADAALNHAIDLSLATGAALHVVHVVDLGIVRGDVDVGTVLDSLEEAGRRGVDRAVDRAEAAGVSTVAASVLRGTPYRAILDYAGDRDIDCLVMGTHGRTGLQRNLLGSVTERVVRLSDVPVLALRGGQTRDERTAE; from the coding sequence ATGTACGACCGTATCCTCCTCCCGACCGACGGCAGCGACGTCGCGGCGACCGCGACGGAGGCAGCCATCTCGCTCGCGACGCAGTTCGACGCCGCGCTGGACGTGATCTGCGTCCGAGAGACCGACGCACGCTCGTCCGACGCCGAGGACGACGAGTTCGTCGCACAGGGGCGGCGAGCGATGGCCGCGGCAGACGAGCGGGCGACCGAAGCGGGCGTCGAGACGACGACCGCGGTCGTCGATGGTGGCCGGCACGTCCACCGAGCCATCGTCGAGTACGCGGACGACCACGAGGTCGATTGTATCGTGATGGGAACCCACGGTCGGTCGGGTGTGGAACGGTTCCTCCTCGGGAGCGTCGCCGAGCAGACCCTCCGACACGCCTCCGTCCCGGTGCTGACGGTCCACGAGGACACCGTCGTCGAGTCGGCGTTCGACGCAGTGGTGGTCCCGACGGACGGCAGCGAGTTCGCCGACGCCGCGCTCAACCACGCCATCGACCTCTCGCTCGCGACCGGTGCCGCCCTCCACGTCGTCCACGTGGTCGACCTCGGCATCGTCAGGGGTGACGTCGACGTGGGGACGGTGCTGGACTCGCTCGAAGAAGCGGGGCGACGAGGGGTCGACCGGGCCGTCGACCGCGCCGAGGCGGCGGGCGTCTCGACCGTCGCGGCGTCCGTCCTCCGGGGGACGCCGTATCGTGCCATCCTCGACTACGCAGGCGACCGCGATATCGACTGTCTCGTGATGGGAACCCACGGCCGAACCGGACTCCAGCGGAACCTCCTGGGGAGCGTCACCGAGCGAGTCGTCCGGCTCTCCGACGTCCCGGTACTCGCGCTGCGAGGCGGGCAGACGAGAGACGAGCGGACCGCCGAGTGA
- a CDS encoding DHH family phosphoesterase: MARADDLVALLSRHESLLVCCHDNPDPDSIMSAVALERIATEAGVETTTLAYAGTVSHQQNRALVTLLDLPLEPLADHAIDDYDLLALVDHSTPGENNRLPTDTQVDIVVDHHPAEDVDATFVDHRESVGAAATILVEYLHDLGIVPDADLATGLLFAIRRETLDFTRGATANEYIAAEFLHPHVYLPLLKQLLNTPYSPATVDALGEAITNRRVRADRLVSRIETTEERDALPQAADFLLNLEGVSTVVVFGVIRNELQLSARSADPDQHIGALLRETFDGLGSVGGHREMAGGRIPLDALVDAEDREQAVDVATRLVTSALFGERRSHVQ, translated from the coding sequence ATGGCTCGGGCCGACGACCTGGTCGCCCTGCTCTCGCGTCACGAGTCGCTGCTCGTCTGCTGTCACGACAACCCGGACCCCGACAGCATCATGAGCGCCGTCGCGCTGGAGCGCATCGCGACCGAGGCGGGCGTCGAGACCACCACGCTCGCGTACGCCGGGACCGTCTCCCACCAGCAGAACCGGGCGCTCGTCACGCTCCTCGACCTCCCGCTCGAACCGCTGGCCGACCACGCTATCGACGACTACGACCTGCTCGCGCTCGTCGACCACTCCACTCCGGGCGAGAACAACCGCCTCCCTACCGACACGCAGGTCGACATCGTCGTCGACCACCACCCCGCCGAGGACGTCGACGCGACGTTCGTCGACCACCGCGAGTCGGTCGGCGCGGCCGCGACCATCCTCGTCGAGTACCTCCACGACCTGGGCATCGTCCCCGACGCCGACCTCGCGACGGGCCTCCTGTTCGCCATCCGCCGCGAGACGCTCGACTTCACCCGCGGCGCGACCGCCAACGAGTACATCGCCGCGGAGTTCCTCCATCCCCACGTCTATCTCCCGCTGCTCAAACAGCTCCTGAACACGCCGTACTCGCCCGCGACGGTCGACGCGCTGGGCGAGGCCATCACGAACCGCCGCGTCCGCGCCGACCGACTCGTCTCCCGCATCGAGACGACCGAGGAGCGCGACGCCCTCCCGCAGGCCGCCGACTTCCTGCTGAACCTCGAAGGCGTCTCGACGGTCGTCGTCTTCGGCGTCATCCGGAACGAACTGCAGTTGAGCGCCCGTTCGGCGGACCCGGACCAGCACATCGGGGCGCTGCTCCGGGAGACGTTCGACGGACTCGGGAGCGTGGGCGGCCACCGCGAGATGGCCGGTGGGCGCATCCCGCTCGACGCGCTCGTGGACGCCGAAGACCGCGAGCAGGCGGTCGACGTGGCGACGCGCCTGGTCACCTCGGCGCTATTCGGGGAGCGGCGGTCGCACGTCCAGTGA
- a CDS encoding HpcH/HpaI aldolase family protein, translating into MTRLSTENGLKRTLDAGDVAFGVFDGLYSPTTVELYGEFGFDFVWLDLEHAGPSPLDAPTVESLLRAADAVGMELLVRLPSTDPWMVRKALDAGVRTAFVSRVETAQETRRVVEAARFTYDDEPGQRGLAAPRASRWGRVDDYPATEDRETLLGVTVESLRAVEHIDDILAVPDLGFVFVGPLDLSVSTGHPGEIDHPDVQAAVETIRDSCLDHGVPLGNLTFGMEDVHRKVDEGYQLLNVGSTTAALEETLGGWHEAYRGEG; encoded by the coding sequence ATGACACGACTGTCGACCGAGAACGGGCTGAAGCGAACGCTCGACGCCGGGGACGTCGCGTTCGGCGTGTTCGACGGCCTCTACAGCCCGACGACCGTCGAACTGTACGGCGAGTTCGGCTTCGACTTCGTCTGGCTCGACCTCGAACACGCGGGACCGAGTCCGCTCGACGCTCCCACGGTCGAGAGCCTGCTCCGGGCGGCCGACGCCGTGGGGATGGAACTGCTCGTCAGGCTCCCGTCGACCGACCCGTGGATGGTCCGGAAGGCGCTGGACGCGGGCGTCCGCACGGCGTTCGTCTCCCGCGTCGAGACGGCCCAGGAGACGCGCCGGGTCGTCGAAGCCGCTCGGTTCACCTACGACGACGAACCGGGTCAGCGCGGACTCGCAGCGCCCCGTGCGAGTCGCTGGGGTCGCGTCGACGACTACCCGGCGACCGAGGACCGCGAGACGCTGCTCGGCGTCACCGTCGAGTCGCTGCGGGCGGTCGAGCACATCGACGACATCCTCGCGGTGCCGGACCTCGGGTTCGTGTTCGTCGGCCCCCTCGACCTCTCGGTGTCGACGGGACACCCCGGCGAGATCGACCACCCGGACGTGCAGGCGGCCGTCGAGACCATCCGCGATAGCTGCCTCGACCACGGCGTACCTCTCGGCAACCTCACCTTCGGGATGGAGGACGTGCACCGGAAGGTCGACGAGGGCTACCAGCTACTGAACGTCGGGAGCACGACGGCCGCCCTCGAAGAGACGCTCGGCGGGTGGCACGAGGCGTATCGGGGCGAGGGCTGA
- a CDS encoding lamin tail domain-containing protein: MPERIAAGTSHRVDVVDVTDGDTVDVQFPDGGEEEVRIIGLDTPETKRNQRFERVQEWEGIEDPQTLVEWGEEAKAFARERLSGATVTLSFDPSEPVRDQFGRLLCYLEYDRDGGRTFYNRELLAEGLARVYDSGVTNHDAFRAVEREARDENQGLWTESDPAATPPVRNRAVAEVYVPHPTSVRTDSGPLPQDRAPVKAEASATQELLAADAVSYDDAPIPLVGVDEEARVGMVGGLLPDEIYEGAEGFPVDTSTYEPYVFLTNLLTWLSDREGSVLVDGGHGQFGVDYALSAEDAAYYQRYLEGQGIAFEQRNRLSASFLDRGRTLLVTNPVGRFGAGELDRLREFRDDGGAVVLLGSATAPAFVREHLNEIAAALDSDLRANADRVRDDRHALDDDPTLPTTARFDRSLPLFGAYGAGGAEGQTVALELADVTADPPGDDRDSLAEETVTLANRGDAPLDLTGWALSDLAGRSYAFPDEFELGAGDRVTVHSGAGTDTERDLYWDAGRPVWNNRGDTVVVTDEEDVELLRTTY; this comes from the coding sequence ATGCCAGAACGGATAGCGGCCGGTACCAGCCACCGGGTCGACGTCGTCGACGTGACCGACGGCGACACGGTCGACGTCCAGTTCCCCGACGGCGGCGAGGAGGAGGTCCGCATCATCGGCCTCGACACGCCGGAGACGAAGCGCAACCAGCGGTTCGAACGCGTGCAGGAGTGGGAGGGCATCGAGGACCCCCAGACGCTCGTCGAGTGGGGTGAGGAGGCGAAGGCGTTCGCCCGCGAGCGACTCTCGGGGGCGACGGTGACGCTCTCGTTCGACCCGAGCGAACCGGTCCGCGACCAGTTCGGCCGACTGCTCTGCTACCTGGAGTACGACCGCGACGGCGGCCGGACGTTCTACAACCGCGAACTCCTGGCCGAGGGGCTCGCGAGGGTGTACGACTCGGGCGTCACGAACCACGACGCGTTCCGGGCGGTCGAGCGCGAGGCCCGCGACGAGAACCAGGGGCTCTGGACCGAGAGCGACCCGGCAGCCACGCCGCCCGTCAGGAACCGCGCCGTCGCCGAAGTGTACGTCCCGCATCCCACGAGCGTCAGGACCGACTCCGGGCCACTCCCGCAGGACCGCGCGCCAGTCAAGGCAGAGGCGTCGGCGACCCAGGAGCTACTTGCGGCCGACGCGGTGTCCTACGACGACGCCCCGATCCCGCTGGTCGGCGTCGACGAGGAGGCTCGGGTCGGGATGGTCGGCGGACTCCTTCCCGACGAGATCTACGAGGGGGCCGAAGGGTTCCCGGTCGACACCTCGACCTACGAACCGTACGTCTTCCTCACCAACCTGCTGACGTGGCTGAGCGACCGCGAGGGGTCGGTCCTCGTCGACGGCGGCCACGGCCAGTTCGGCGTCGACTACGCACTGTCGGCCGAGGACGCCGCGTACTACCAGCGCTACCTCGAAGGCCAGGGCATCGCCTTCGAGCAGCGCAACCGCCTCTCCGCGTCGTTCCTCGACCGTGGCCGGACGCTCCTCGTCACGAACCCGGTCGGCCGGTTCGGTGCCGGGGAACTCGACCGCCTCCGCGAGTTCCGCGACGACGGCGGCGCGGTGGTCCTGCTCGGGAGTGCGACCGCCCCCGCGTTCGTCCGCGAGCACCTGAACGAGATTGCAGCAGCGCTGGACTCGGACCTCCGCGCGAACGCCGACCGCGTCCGCGACGACCGCCACGCCCTCGACGACGACCCGACGCTCCCCACGACCGCCCGGTTCGACCGGTCGCTGCCGCTGTTCGGCGCCTACGGTGCCGGTGGGGCCGAGGGACAGACCGTGGCGCTCGAACTCGCCGACGTGACGGCCGACCCGCCGGGGGACGACCGCGACTCGCTGGCCGAGGAGACGGTCACGCTCGCGAACCGCGGCGACGCGCCCCTCGACCTGACCGGGTGGGCGCTCTCGGACCTCGCCGGTCGGTCGTACGCGTTCCCCGACGAATTCGAACTCGGTGCGGGGGACCGCGTCACGGTCCACAGCGGGGCGGGGACCGACACGGAGCGTGACCTCTACTGGGACGCGGGACGGCCGGTCTGGAACAACCGGGGCGACACGGTCGTCGTCACCGACGAGGAGGACGTGGAACTGCTGCGGACGACCTACTGA
- a CDS encoding ADP-ribosylglycohydrolase family protein, translated as MTDHEKATGSLLGLACGDALGRPVEFRSPAAIEREHGTVTEMLGHGTHGQPAGTITDDTEMALCIARSLAERERFDPDDVARRFVEWYDGGPFDIGGMTSQSISRLKQGRSWDEAGQQVWERSHEGGNAGNGSVMRCAPHALAFADDPAALDRVSRRSSRITHADPRCTAGCAVLNATIAGLLGGEADPLTEALAAVEPIPDELRDALEVVPEGVDPAELQNTGYVVTTLQAGLHHGLTTATVEDAIVDAVAMGGDSDTIGAVTGAVAGARFGADALPERWLRELACRDELTALARTLATTKFEA; from the coding sequence ATGACCGACCACGAGAAGGCTACGGGGTCGCTGCTCGGTCTCGCCTGCGGCGACGCGCTGGGCCGACCGGTCGAGTTCCGGTCGCCCGCCGCCATCGAACGTGAACACGGCACCGTCACGGAGATGCTCGGCCACGGAACTCACGGGCAACCCGCTGGCACCATCACCGACGACACGGAGATGGCGCTGTGTATCGCCCGAAGTCTCGCCGAACGCGAGCGATTCGACCCCGACGATGTCGCCCGGCGGTTCGTCGAGTGGTACGACGGCGGGCCGTTCGACATCGGCGGGATGACGTCGCAGTCCATCAGCCGCCTCAAGCAGGGGCGGTCGTGGGACGAGGCGGGCCAGCAGGTCTGGGAGCGGAGTCACGAGGGCGGGAACGCCGGCAACGGCAGCGTGATGCGCTGTGCGCCACACGCGCTCGCCTTCGCCGACGACCCGGCGGCGCTCGACCGGGTGAGCCGACGGTCCTCGCGCATCACGCACGCCGACCCGCGCTGTACGGCTGGCTGTGCGGTCCTGAACGCGACCATCGCGGGACTGCTCGGCGGCGAGGCCGACCCGCTGACCGAGGCACTCGCGGCTGTAGAGCCGATTCCGGACGAACTCCGCGACGCGCTGGAAGTGGTTCCCGAGGGTGTCGACCCGGCCGAGCTCCAGAACACCGGCTACGTGGTGACGACGCTGCAGGCGGGGCTGCACCACGGGCTCACGACGGCGACTGTGGAGGACGCCATCGTCGATGCGGTCGCCATGGGCGGTGACTCGGACACCATCGGTGCGGTCACGGGTGCGGTCGCGGGGGCGCGGTTCGGCGCGGACGCACTTCCGGAGCGGTGGCTCCGCGAACTCGCGTGTCGTGACGAACTGACGGCGCTGGCGCGGACGCTGGCGACGACCAAGTTCGAGGCGTAA